The Verrucomicrobiia bacterium genome window below encodes:
- a CDS encoding ABC transporter ATP-binding protein has protein sequence MAEILVEVRNLRKEFDGTVAVADVSFTVPRGEIVGVLGANGAGKTTTIQILLGLIKPSGGKVTVFGKDLERHRIEILQRTNFSSAYTGLPSNLKVWENLLIFARIYGVNGHRQKIDELLEMFEITHLRNKITGHLSSGESTRVNLCKSLLNDPELLMLDEPTASLDPDIADKVRKLLRRIQSERQITMIYTSHNMRDVEEVCDRVLFMHKGRIIAEGTPQQVKDQFNQTSLEDVFISVARGGDVLASGGEEAR, from the coding sequence ATGGCTGAGATCCTTGTTGAGGTCCGGAATCTTCGCAAAGAATTCGACGGCACGGTGGCCGTGGCGGACGTGTCATTTACGGTCCCGCGCGGGGAAATCGTCGGTGTCCTCGGCGCCAACGGTGCGGGCAAGACCACGACGATCCAAATCCTGCTTGGGCTGATCAAACCGTCGGGGGGGAAAGTCACGGTTTTCGGCAAGGACCTGGAGCGGCACCGCATTGAGATTCTCCAGCGGACGAATTTTTCCTCGGCGTACACCGGGCTGCCCTCCAACCTGAAGGTCTGGGAGAACCTGCTGATCTTCGCCAGGATTTATGGCGTCAACGGGCATCGCCAGAAGATCGATGAATTGCTGGAGATGTTCGAGATCACCCACCTGCGGAACAAAATCACCGGCCACCTGTCGTCGGGTGAATCGACCCGCGTGAATCTGTGCAAATCGTTGCTGAACGATCCCGAATTGTTGATGCTGGATGAACCAACCGCCAGCCTTGACCCCGATATCGCGGACAAAGTGCGGAAACTGTTGCGACGCATCCAGAGCGAACGACAGATCACCATGATTTACACCTCGCACAACATGCGCGACGTCGAGGAGGTCTGCGATCGCGTGCTGTTCATGCACAAAGGCCGTATCATCGCCGAGGGCACGCCGCAACAGGTAAAGGACCAGTTCAACCAAACGTCGCTGGAGGATGTCTTCATCAGCGTCGCGCGCGGTGGCGACGTGCTGGCCAGCGGCGGAGAGGAGGCGCGATGA
- a CDS encoding ABC transporter permease, with translation MNWGRIRALVLRYTFLYTRSVPRVAEMFFWPVMDLLVWGFITVYLQKLEHQPPAAVTFLLGSMIFWDILYRAQQAVTISFLEDIWARNLLNIFVAPIRVSEFIAATYVVGFVKILVTVGILAGLALWFYHWNLFQMGLPLLPLFASLLLMGWAVGMITTALIMRWGQSAEALAWGIPFLIQPVCAVFYPLNILPSWIQPISRAIPATYVFEGMRQVLRGEGLSAHDLVWAFGLNVVYLIGAGLFFNYMFEVARDKGLLAKLGTQ, from the coding sequence ATGAACTGGGGCCGCATTCGTGCGCTCGTGTTGCGCTACACGTTCCTGTACACACGCAGCGTGCCGCGCGTGGCCGAGATGTTCTTCTGGCCCGTGATGGATTTGCTGGTGTGGGGTTTCATTACGGTCTACCTCCAAAAACTGGAACACCAGCCGCCCGCCGCCGTTACGTTCCTGCTCGGTTCGATGATCTTTTGGGACATCCTCTACCGCGCGCAGCAGGCCGTAACGATTTCGTTCCTCGAAGACATCTGGGCGCGGAATCTTCTTAATATTTTCGTCGCGCCGATTCGCGTCAGCGAGTTTATCGCCGCGACCTACGTGGTGGGGTTTGTGAAGATCCTGGTGACGGTGGGGATCCTGGCCGGGCTGGCATTGTGGTTCTATCATTGGAACCTGTTTCAAATGGGTCTCCCGCTCCTTCCCCTTTTCGCCAGCCTGTTGCTAATGGGCTGGGCGGTCGGGATGATCACTACCGCGCTCATCATGCGCTGGGGCCAATCCGCCGAAGCGCTGGCGTGGGGCATCCCGTTTCTCATCCAGCCCGTCTGCGCGGTTTTTTATCCGCTCAACATACTGCCGTCCTGGATACAACCAATCTCGCGGGCCATCCCGGCGACCTACGTTTTCGAAGGTATGCGGCAGGTGCTGCGTGGCGAAGGATTGTCCGCGCACGACCTCGTGTGGGCGTTCGGCTTGAACGTGGTGTACCTGATCGGCGCGGGTCTGTTCTTCAACTACATGTTCGAAGTCGCCCGCGACAAGGGGCTGCTCGCCAAGCTCGGCACGCAGTAG
- a CDS encoding NAD+ synthase, with the protein MKIALAQIDTTVGDLRGNSEKILDFYRRGVVAGVDVVMTPELAITGYPPRDLLAKHRFVDDNLRTLDELAAQTGPTALLVGYVDFNPKRPGRDYVNAVALVQDGKIIERRSKMLLPTYDVFDEDRYFQSAGSNTVLNFASQRLGLTICEDIWTQDYLPAQLYERSPIHDLMSGQARAQLLLNLSASPYHLGKERTRHDMLASVARQYKVPVVYCNLVGGNDELIFDGNSLAFDASGYLLAQGAAFAEDLVIVDLEGPPQAFNPLEPAAALHEALVLGLRDYTQKCGFKSVVLGLSGGIDSAVTACLAVAALGRDNVLGVSMPSQFSSKGSIEDARELAANLGICWEMIPIQDVFEQFKATLQPVFKGRPEDTTEENMQARIRGTTLMALSNKFGHMLLTTGNKSELAVGYCTLYGDMNGGLGVIADVPKTMVYELARYINRERPVIPESSLTKPPSAELRANQTDQDTLPPYDVLDAIIKLYIEEAKSTAEIVKETGYDEKLVRDIVRKIDLNEYKRKQAPPCLRVTSKAFGIGRRVPIAQRYVEH; encoded by the coding sequence ATGAAGATTGCGCTGGCGCAAATAGATACCACCGTGGGCGATTTACGCGGGAATTCTGAAAAGATTCTCGATTTCTACCGCCGCGGGGTCGTTGCGGGCGTTGACGTGGTCATGACCCCCGAGTTGGCCATCACGGGCTATCCGCCGCGCGATTTGCTGGCGAAACACCGCTTCGTTGACGATAACCTCCGCACCCTCGACGAACTGGCCGCGCAAACCGGTCCGACCGCGCTGCTGGTCGGCTACGTGGACTTCAATCCCAAGCGCCCCGGCCGCGACTACGTCAATGCCGTCGCGTTGGTTCAGGACGGGAAGATCATCGAGCGCCGCAGCAAAATGCTGTTGCCGACGTATGATGTGTTTGATGAAGACCGTTATTTCCAATCAGCGGGTTCCAATACGGTGCTCAATTTTGCCAGCCAACGGCTCGGGCTGACAATTTGCGAAGACATTTGGACGCAGGACTATTTGCCCGCGCAACTGTATGAACGCAGCCCCATTCACGATCTGATGAGTGGCCAGGCCCGCGCACAACTCCTGCTGAATCTGTCCGCATCGCCGTATCACCTCGGCAAGGAACGGACTCGCCACGACATGCTGGCAAGCGTCGCGCGACAATACAAAGTGCCGGTGGTGTACTGCAATCTGGTCGGCGGCAATGACGAATTGATTTTCGACGGCAACAGCCTGGCGTTCGACGCTTCCGGCTATCTCCTCGCCCAGGGCGCGGCCTTTGCCGAGGACCTGGTCATCGTTGATTTGGAAGGTCCGCCACAAGCATTCAATCCACTGGAACCTGCCGCGGCGCTCCACGAGGCGCTGGTACTCGGGCTCCGCGACTACACGCAGAAGTGCGGCTTCAAGTCCGTCGTCCTTGGCTTGAGCGGTGGGATTGACTCCGCCGTGACCGCGTGTCTCGCCGTTGCTGCGCTCGGCCGCGACAATGTCCTGGGGGTTTCCATGCCTTCGCAATTCTCATCGAAAGGCAGCATCGAAGACGCGCGCGAACTGGCCGCCAATCTCGGGATTTGCTGGGAGATGATCCCGATTCAGGATGTCTTCGAACAGTTCAAGGCGACGCTGCAACCCGTGTTCAAAGGAAGGCCCGAGGACACGACCGAAGAGAACATGCAGGCACGCATCCGCGGCACGACATTGATGGCGCTCTCGAACAAGTTCGGTCACATGTTGCTGACCACCGGTAACAAATCTGAGCTGGCTGTCGGTTATTGCACGCTCTACGGAGACATGAACGGCGGCCTCGGCGTCATCGCCGACGTTCCGAAGACGATGGTCTACGAACTCGCCCGCTACATTAATCGCGAACGCCCGGTGATCCCCGAATCTTCGCTCACGAAACCGCCGTCCGCCGAACTTCGCGCCAACCAAACTGACCAGGACACGCTCCCGCCGTATGATGTGCTCGACGCGATCATCAAGCTCTACATCGAGGAAGCGAAGTCCACCGCCGAGATCGTAAAGGAAACTGGCTACGACGAGAAACTCGTGCGCGACATCGTCCGCAAGATCGACCTCAACGAGTACAAGCGCAAGCAAGCGCCCCCATGCCTCCGCGTCACCAGCAAAGCCTTCGGCATCGGTCGCCGCGTCCCCATCGCCCAGCGGTATGTGGAACACTAA